The window gcgattcgctaaatacCTAGTTGTGGTCgatcattttctggttttttgcttatggattttggtctttgcatgttaagtttaagtgtttgtttcagattttttgtttagggtttttgcatgttaagtttattgtttgtttctgaTTAGTTTCGTATTGTTTCCGATTCGGTAATGCTGTCTTATGTTCAGTTAACGGTTTCGCTCGGTACCTCTCGATTCGCTAtctgcctcccgattcgctaagtgcctagcgattcgctaagtgcctcccgattcgcgaagtacttagcgaatcgggaggcacttagcgattCGATAGGttcctcccgattcgctaagttctTACGTTTGTATGTGTTTGTTCtaacatttttgatgatgttgtttccttttgtagatggcagaaacaactgttactgagtttcccggtcggatttcgtggaaaagtgccctcaccctgaagaagattgtgaataagttcgaggaaatggatcttcTGGAGAGTGTGTACAATACCCAGTTCAGATCATTATTCACAGCCCCCCTCTTGCAGTTCTCAAGAAGTATTGTACATCAAATGTTGATGAGGAGGttaagctcaaactccaaggagataactttcatggtgaatgggcaaaagcttgtatttggtatgaaggagtatgcgttAGTTACCGGCCTATGTTTCGGCGTTTATCCTGAGTTGGACCAAGAAAAATTGCGCtgttgtccacctctctcggttaaatactttaaagggagcatgagtgtgaaaatgtgcgACTTCGAGAAGGCTTTTTTCaaatgcaaagacaaggaagatgcattcaagatggggctggtagtactgatttgccagtacctattcacatttgacccaaaaagagttatatttccaaaaatactcaacatggtggaagacaaggACACTTTCCTCAAATATCCATGGGGTaaggtcacctttagagccaccctcaagggtttaaacaagaacatgaaacatctcTGTACCTCATTTTTTGACAAGAAGGAGAAGGCTGAACaaccttatgctccttttgcatataacatctatgggttcgcattggcacttcaagtgtggacgtatgaggtcatcgaaagctttatccctaaattcgccagaaggaatcagattaatgaccctctacgcccaaggttgttactctatcattccaacaggaaaaaCACATCGACGGAGGTAAAGACTGCCCTAGAGACCACGgatgtgactgagatggaagagtcctccatggagaagaggttatacagtggtgatgTATTTGAGCAAATCGACGAGACAgctgatgatttttttgagggatttactgatgggaaggtaataaaagatgattttgatgaagatgatgaaagtgAAGATGAAGAAGTTACTCCGATTCCCCCCAAACCTGCCacgaggaagagaaaggctgatgctactcttaaagaagcagccaacttgaagaagaagcttgcttatgaatcgattCCGGCCCGCATTCTTACTCCCCCATCCGCGACCTCAAGTCCTCGGGCTGACACACCTTCTCCTCGGGCTGACACACCTTCTCCTCGAGCTCCAACACCTACTGTTGGATGTgattttaatgagatgaaggaggagctgaaaatagagttgaaagaggagatgaagaagatgaaaacagagctcatcaaagagctaaaaatcacaatccaagaaactcaacaaactcacgttgagtcgttcaagaagatggtttttaatatgtccacacagttgttagaaaaatccaacaaaaggatgtccatattattaaccagattagatgatatggaggataatataaagaagaagaagagtaagaagaaggattctaagaaggcTGTGAAGGTTGAAGAGGAAAAGACTACTGAGGTATGGAGATATTGAATTTTGCACTTTACATTTTACTTCGCCAAGTACATATCTGATCTAACCAGTAcatattttgcaggttaaggattctaagaaggatgtcgaagttgagaagagcaaggttgaacaggaggaggagaagaaagaggTATTCTGCGAACTTTTagtttcgcaaagtagtttccgtttcgctaagttagtattttccgtttcgcaaagtagtttccgtttcgctaagttagtagtttccgtttcgcaaagtagtttccgtttcgctaagttagtagtttccgtttcgcaaagtagtttccgtttcgctaagttagtatttttcgtttcgcaaagtagtttccgtttcgcaaATTATTTGttgtcgattcgctaagtgtgaattttgtctattttataGGAGATGATAGCGATGCAGGAGACTGTGGTGGATGATGAGAAGGTGAATGATGGGACTGATGGGAAAGACGATGTAATGGAGGacaatgagaaggtggaggatgaaaaagaagaggacgttgagaaggtggaggacgcACAGAAGGTGGAGACcgatgagaaggtggatgatgatgaaaagATGGATGAGGATAAGGTGGAGAACGATGAGAAGGTCGATGATtcagagaaggtggaggatgaaagAAAAGACAACGATGAGAAGgtagatgatgatgagaaggtggaggatccGAAGGTGGAGGACGTAAATATAGAGGTTGAGGCTAAATTGGACGGTGAGAAGCTGGATGGTGTGGCTAGGGTGGATGATGTGGAGGTTGATCTGAAACTGAAGGATTtgaaagtgaaggtgaaggatgagaAGACTGTGGGGGAtgtgaaggtgaaggatgagaAGACTGTGGGGGATGTGAAGGCaaatgatgacaatgatgacAATGACGATTTCCAGTTATACAATACTCCTCCTAAAGGAAATTATGGGAGGAGAGTGAGGAAGCCGAAAAAAGATGACTCGTACACCAACCCTTCCTTGTCAAAAATGCCCAAGACAAAGGATCCTATGAAAGTGAAtcaccttcaaaaatttgatgatgagctacTTCATAAAGTAAAGGCGTGGTTGGATGATAAAAAAACCGATAATTCGACAACGGATTTACATACggttcaagcaaagaaggaagTGTTGGTTAGAGTTGTAACAAGGCTTACATGGATTGAAGACGAGGTAAGTCGttcaaatcaattcattaatcttcgtttcgcaaagtactcttcgtttcgcaaagtacttttcgtttcgcaaagtactcttcgtttcgcaaagtactcttcgtttcgcaaagtacttttcgtttcgcaaagtactcttcgtttcgcaaagtactcttcgtttcgcaaagtactcttcgtttcgcaaagtacttacttagtcaatgttgtttgatatGTACTCAATGTATGTTGTATGCTCCCATTGTGCAGGAAATCGATGCATTCTGCCATCTTCTGCGGAAAAGGATTTCCTGctatcccaagacatataaaaatACACATGCGGCAATTGGGGATTGCGTATTGTCGGATAGAATCAGGCGACTGCACAGGGATTTTATTAAGGATCCTGCCAAATTTCCAGTCGACGAATTCAAAGACTATTATATGGGCGCACCACATAGATATATGCCAGAGTGGTCAACAATTGACGACGTCTACATGCCAGTGAACATTAACCAGAAACACTGGATTTTATGTGTAGCACGTCTTCAAAAGTACCGCATTGACGTGTACGACTGTGACGCCTATCTTTATAAGAATCTGGATCCTTATTTGAAACCCTTCTGCGACATGATTCCAATTATATTCGCCAAAACAATCACTCCTGGTGAGAGGGTAAGGTATCCTAATTTCAACTTCGAAGGCCCCATCCAACCAATGACTTACAAACGGTTTCCACACCCCAAAGTGAAAACCGCTGCTGCTAAGGTTGGAGAAGTCCCACGGGCAACAGAGAGCGGGGACTGTGGGGTCTTCACGCTAATGTACATGGAACACTTGACCGCTAATCAACCCGTGCACAATGTGACCTCAGAAAACATGGGGTTTTTTAGGCAGAAGATGGCGGTCAGGTTATTCCATCAGATTATGGAACATTGAACATTATTTTGTGTAAAAGTGAtaacttattttgatgtattgtaaaccttgatgaatattttggaagttggatgatgtattgtaaattattttgtgtaaattgatgtattgtaaattGACCCTTCAACCTACAAAAAAGATAAGTTAGTAGccttcgtttcgccaagtactcttcg is drawn from Impatiens glandulifera chromosome 3, dImpGla2.1, whole genome shotgun sequence and contains these coding sequences:
- the LOC124929840 gene encoding uncharacterized protein LOC124929840, with protein sequence MQETVVDDEKVNDGTDGKDDVMEDNEKKVETDEKVDDDEKMDEDKVENDEKVDDSEKVEDERKDNDEKVDDDEKVEDPKVEDVNIEVEAKLDGEKLDGVARVDDVEVDLKLKDLKVKVKDEKTVGDVKVKDEKTVGDVKANDDNDDNDDFQLYNTPPKGNYGRRVRKPKKDDSYTNPSLSKMPKTKDPMKVNHLQKFDDELLHKVKAWLDDKKTDNSTTDLHTVQAKKEVLVRVVTRLTWIEDEEIDAFCHLLRKRISCYPKTYKNTHAAIGDCVLSDRIRRLHRDFIKDPAKFPVDEFKDYYMGAPHRYMPEWSTIDDVYMPVNINQKHWILCVARLQKYRIDVYDCDAYLYKNLDPYLKPFCDMIPIIFAKTITPGERVRYPNFNFEGPIQPMTYKRFPHPKVKTAAAKVGEVPRATESGDCGVFTLMYMEHLTANQPVHNVTSENMGFFRQKMAVRLFHQIMEH